A stretch of Paenibacillus peoriae DNA encodes these proteins:
- the ahrC gene encoding transcriptional regulator AhrC/ArgR — translation MKGQRHIKIREIISQHEIETQDDLVEALRKAGFQVTQATVSRDIKELLLIKVPMDDGRYKYSMPSDQRYNPAQKLKRTLVDNFLHIDYTTNLIVMKCLPGTANSIAALLDNIEWSEIMGTISGDDTILIICRSEENSEAIVNRLMGYIS, via the coding sequence ATGAAGGGTCAACGACATATTAAAATTAGGGAAATTATTTCACAACATGAGATTGAGACGCAGGATGATCTGGTTGAAGCATTGCGTAAGGCTGGTTTTCAGGTCACACAGGCGACCGTATCGCGTGATATCAAGGAGCTACTGCTCATCAAGGTCCCAATGGACGATGGCAGATATAAATATTCGATGCCTTCAGATCAGCGCTACAATCCAGCCCAGAAACTGAAACGTACGTTGGTTGATAACTTTTTGCATATTGACTACACAACCAATCTGATTGTGATGAAGTGTCTGCCGGGAACAGCCAACTCGATTGCTGCTTTATTGGACAATATTGAATGGTCCGAAATTATGGGTACGATTAGCGGAGATGACACCATTTTGATTATTTGCCGATCGGAAGAAAACAGCGAAGCTATCGTGAATCGTCTTATGGGCTACATTTCCTAA
- a CDS encoding TlyA family RNA methyltransferase: MSVPKERIDVLLVEQGFFESREKAKAAIMAGLVLADSERIEKAGMKVPRASELKVKGSVHPYVSRGGLKLEKAIRQFELDMKGRTMLDIGSSTGGFTDCALQHGAEYVYAIDVGYNQLDWSLRNDERVCVMEKTNFRYMTPADLNGSVPNFASIDVSFISLRIILPPLLALLHQPADIVALIKPQFEAGREKVGKSGVVRDPATHKEVLQTILMFAHELGLTLQGLAYSPITGGEGNIEFLAHWRLDGFPAAESQLEKMDFRPLIERTVQEAGQTFNNGPSRK, encoded by the coding sequence ATGTCTGTTCCGAAGGAACGCATTGATGTATTACTTGTAGAACAAGGCTTTTTTGAAAGCCGTGAAAAAGCTAAAGCTGCGATTATGGCTGGGCTAGTGCTGGCGGACAGCGAACGGATCGAGAAGGCGGGGATGAAGGTACCACGCGCCAGCGAGCTTAAAGTTAAGGGTTCGGTGCATCCGTATGTAAGCCGTGGAGGATTGAAGCTGGAGAAGGCCATCCGTCAATTTGAGCTGGATATGAAGGGCAGGACAATGCTGGATATTGGCTCGTCCACTGGAGGTTTTACGGATTGTGCGCTTCAGCATGGAGCTGAATACGTATACGCCATTGATGTGGGTTATAACCAGCTGGATTGGTCGCTTCGTAATGATGAACGAGTATGCGTAATGGAGAAAACGAATTTCAGATATATGACACCCGCGGATTTGAATGGTTCCGTGCCGAATTTTGCTAGTATTGACGTTTCCTTTATTTCATTACGTATTATTTTGCCCCCGTTGCTTGCCTTGTTGCATCAACCTGCTGATATTGTAGCTCTAATCAAGCCGCAATTCGAAGCTGGACGCGAAAAGGTCGGAAAATCCGGTGTGGTCCGTGATCCTGCTACGCATAAAGAAGTGTTGCAGACCATTCTGATGTTTGCACATGAGCTTGGACTTACGCTGCAAGGTTTGGCTTATTCACCTATTACAGGTGGAGAAGGCAATATTGAATTTTTAGCGCATTGGCGTTTGGATGGGTTTCCTGCTGCAGAATCGCAGTTGGAGAAGATGGATTTCAGACCACTGATTGAACGTACCGTTCAGGAAGCAGGTCAGACTTTTAATAATGGTCCATCGCGTAAGTAA
- the dxs gene encoding 1-deoxy-D-xylulose-5-phosphate synthase has protein sequence MLLPHIKQPGDLKSLSVEELASLAEEIRSFLIEKLSVTGGHLASNLGVVELTIALHYCYNSPKDKMIYDVGHQAYVHKILTGRMDRFDTLRQRDGLCGFVKRSESEHDVWEAGHSSTSLSAAMGMALARDLKGEDNKVIAMIGDGALTGGMAFEALNHIGHERKNLMVILNDNEMSIAPNVGAMHNYLSKIRSDRHYLRAKDELEVLLKKIPAIGGKLAKSAGRVKDSLKYMMVPGVLFEELGLTYLGPVDGHDLPKLIETFQQADNVTGPVLVHVVTTKGKGYKPAEADSHKWHGISPYKIESGQVLKAVGNPMYTEIFGRTLIELAEQDERIVAVTPAMPGGSGLVPFSKEFPSRMIDVGIAEQHAATMCAALAMEGMKPVFAVYSTFMQRAYDQIVHDICRHNANVMFAIDRAGFVGADGETHHGVFDVAFLRHIPNLVLMMPKDENELRHMMKTALDYEDGPIAYRYPRVNVVGVPLDKELQAIPIGSWELLRKGEGFAVIASGPMLQVATEAAEAMKREGLQVGVVNARFLKPLDEDMLRELARQHTKLIVLEEASEAGSLGSAVLEFYAKAEIQEAQVRLMGIPDLFVEHGSIKEQRAEVGLTIEDVCLKLRKWAAEPAYGMGQSV, from the coding sequence GTGCTGCTTCCACACATAAAGCAACCAGGCGATCTGAAATCACTGTCGGTTGAGGAGTTGGCTTCTCTAGCCGAGGAAATCAGGAGCTTTTTGATTGAGAAGCTGTCCGTGACTGGGGGGCATCTGGCATCGAATCTGGGAGTGGTTGAGCTCACGATCGCCCTGCATTATTGCTATAACAGTCCGAAGGACAAGATGATTTATGACGTTGGGCACCAAGCCTACGTACACAAAATATTGACAGGGCGAATGGACCGTTTTGATACACTTCGTCAGCGTGATGGACTTTGTGGTTTTGTAAAAAGAAGTGAGAGCGAGCATGATGTTTGGGAAGCCGGTCATAGCAGCACTTCTCTGTCGGCCGCAATGGGAATGGCTTTGGCTCGAGATTTGAAGGGCGAGGACAATAAAGTCATTGCAATGATCGGAGACGGCGCGCTGACTGGGGGGATGGCCTTCGAAGCGTTGAATCATATCGGACATGAGCGCAAAAATTTAATGGTAATTCTGAATGACAACGAAATGTCCATAGCACCTAATGTAGGGGCCATGCATAATTATTTGAGTAAAATCCGCTCGGACCGCCATTATTTGCGGGCAAAAGATGAGCTGGAAGTTTTGCTGAAAAAAATACCCGCGATCGGCGGTAAACTTGCCAAATCGGCTGGCCGTGTCAAGGACAGTCTTAAATATATGATGGTGCCTGGTGTACTGTTTGAAGAGCTGGGACTTACGTATCTCGGTCCAGTGGACGGACATGATTTGCCGAAGCTAATCGAAACCTTCCAGCAGGCTGATAATGTCACTGGCCCTGTATTGGTGCATGTCGTAACCACCAAGGGCAAGGGCTATAAACCTGCGGAAGCAGATTCACACAAATGGCATGGAATCAGTCCCTACAAAATTGAATCGGGTCAGGTACTCAAAGCTGTAGGTAATCCGATGTATACGGAAATTTTCGGTCGAACGTTGATTGAGCTGGCTGAGCAGGATGAGCGCATCGTTGCGGTCACACCCGCTATGCCTGGCGGATCAGGTTTGGTACCGTTTAGTAAAGAGTTTCCTAGCCGTATGATTGACGTCGGCATTGCTGAACAGCATGCAGCTACCATGTGTGCTGCGTTGGCAATGGAAGGGATGAAGCCGGTGTTTGCGGTGTACTCCACTTTTATGCAGCGTGCTTATGACCAGATTGTGCATGATATCTGTCGTCATAATGCGAACGTAATGTTCGCGATTGACCGTGCAGGTTTTGTTGGGGCTGACGGGGAAACTCATCATGGCGTGTTTGATGTGGCATTCTTACGTCATATCCCCAATCTTGTGCTTATGATGCCGAAGGATGAGAACGAGCTACGTCATATGATGAAAACAGCGCTCGACTATGAAGATGGTCCAATTGCTTATCGTTACCCACGTGTTAATGTGGTTGGCGTGCCGTTGGATAAAGAATTACAGGCTATTCCCATCGGCAGTTGGGAGCTCCTGCGTAAGGGTGAGGGCTTTGCTGTAATTGCATCAGGACCGATGCTCCAGGTGGCGACAGAGGCTGCGGAGGCGATGAAACGGGAAGGTTTGCAAGTGGGCGTCGTGAATGCTCGTTTCCTGAAACCTTTGGACGAGGATATGTTGCGTGAGCTGGCTCGTCAGCATACGAAGCTGATCGTATTGGAAGAAGCTTCTGAAGCAGGAAGCTTGGGTAGCGCTGTACTGGAATTTTACGCTAAAGCCGAAATACAAGAGGCACAGGTGCGCCTAATGGGGATTCCCGATCTGTTCGTGGAGCATGGCTCCATCAAAGAGCAGCGTGCTGAAGTAGGTCTCACCATTGAAGATGTATGCTTAAAGTTGCGTAAATGGGCTGCTGAGCCAGCATATGGCATGGGACAATCTGTATAG
- the xseA gene encoding exodeoxyribonuclease VII large subunit gives MAEQRIYSIKDLNRYIRMKLESDQVLSDVWIRGEISNFTHHSSGHMYFTLKDEGSRIRSIMFATHNQRLPFVPKEGTRVIARGNVSVYERDGQYQFYATQMQPDGIGSLYLAYEQLKQKLDAEGLFDTARKRNLPAHPVTIGVITSPTGAAVRDIITTLQRRYPQAGIVLYPVLVQGKGAAPSIVKAIETMNRMQEVQVMIVGRGGGSLEELWAFNEEAVARAIYASVIPVISAVGHETDFTIADFVADLRAATPTAAAELAVPNQAELRDQLLQREQRLRNALRQRLETSRVRLARLQRSPVLLHPRRYMLQHAERMDMLHQRLIRAARNRSRLNAEKNARMRQVLERFNPREQIRSARKQTDMAQRQLESAMRAITKTGRQQLHTGIRQLDALSPLKVMARGYSLVYDEQEKRLIKSLKDVQPGDSIKIKVSDGQLDCQVWGMKEDAKHGGE, from the coding sequence GTGGCTGAACAACGTATTTACTCTATAAAGGACCTGAATCGTTATATCCGGATGAAATTGGAGTCGGATCAGGTGCTGTCTGATGTATGGATACGCGGGGAAATTTCTAATTTTACGCATCATTCAAGTGGTCACATGTACTTTACGCTCAAGGATGAGGGGAGCCGCATACGTTCGATTATGTTTGCAACCCATAATCAGCGGCTCCCTTTCGTACCGAAAGAAGGTACGCGTGTTATTGCCCGGGGAAACGTATCCGTGTACGAACGAGATGGACAATATCAGTTTTATGCGACTCAAATGCAGCCTGATGGTATAGGAAGCCTTTATTTAGCTTACGAGCAGCTCAAGCAAAAGCTGGATGCAGAGGGACTGTTTGATACTGCTCGTAAGCGTAACCTCCCTGCCCATCCAGTAACCATTGGCGTGATTACGTCACCGACTGGAGCGGCTGTGCGTGATATTATTACGACACTTCAGCGGCGATACCCGCAGGCTGGAATTGTGTTGTATCCTGTGCTTGTACAAGGAAAAGGTGCCGCCCCCTCGATCGTCAAGGCAATTGAAACTATGAATCGTATGCAAGAGGTTCAGGTGATGATTGTCGGACGGGGAGGTGGCTCGTTGGAAGAACTGTGGGCGTTTAATGAGGAAGCGGTTGCGCGCGCCATTTACGCATCGGTCATTCCGGTTATTTCGGCAGTTGGACACGAAACGGATTTTACCATTGCCGATTTTGTGGCTGACTTACGTGCGGCAACGCCAACCGCAGCAGCCGAGTTGGCCGTGCCTAATCAGGCAGAGCTACGGGATCAGCTGCTCCAGCGGGAGCAACGGTTGCGCAACGCCCTCCGGCAGCGGCTGGAAACCAGCCGTGTACGCTTGGCGAGGCTTCAGCGTTCACCAGTCCTGCTGCACCCACGCCGCTATATGCTACAGCATGCAGAGCGAATGGACATGCTGCATCAGCGTCTAATCCGCGCAGCGCGTAACCGTTCTCGTTTGAACGCAGAAAAGAACGCACGTATGCGTCAGGTACTAGAACGGTTTAATCCGCGTGAACAAATTCGTTCAGCACGCAAGCAGACGGATATGGCGCAACGTCAGCTGGAGTCTGCGATGCGTGCTATTACGAAAACGGGACGGCAGCAGTTGCACACGGGAATTCGTCAACTGGATGCGCTGAGCCCACTCAAAGTCATGGCCCGAGGCTATAGCTTGGTATACGATGAGCAGGAAAAACGGCTGATTAAGTCGCTCAAAGACGTACAGCCGGGAGATTCCATCAAGATTAAAGTGAGTGATGGGCAGTTGGACTGCCAAGTATGGGGAATGAAGGAGGACGCGAAGCACGGTGGCGAATGA
- a CDS encoding polyprenyl synthetase family protein, translated as MKTAVKDLNRPSFKEYLTGTTDAVSSALTEQFPADWDIPDVLRESMNYSLTAGGKRLRPLLVIAAAEAFGGSREAALPVACAVEMVHTYSLIHDDLPAMDDDDYRRGKLTNHKVYGEAVAVLAGDALLTHAFYSIVQAGRRHGVSSDSLLSIVEDLSEMSGARGMVGGQVADMSGEQGMTGIEELEYIHLHKTADLIIFSLLAGGRIGGADKGQLEALRRFGRDLGLAFQIQDDILDLIGDESKMGKKTQSDVEQEKVTYPYFIGMDASLQQVEELTASAKRVIIESGIPDSSRLLEIADYLMKRDH; from the coding sequence ATGAAAACGGCGGTGAAGGACTTGAATAGACCGTCGTTCAAGGAATATTTGACCGGGACGACGGATGCGGTTTCGTCCGCACTGACCGAGCAATTCCCGGCCGATTGGGACATTCCCGATGTTCTTCGAGAATCCATGAATTATTCACTCACCGCAGGCGGAAAACGGCTGCGGCCTCTGCTTGTGATCGCTGCTGCTGAAGCATTCGGTGGAAGCAGGGAAGCTGCGCTGCCAGTGGCATGTGCGGTAGAAATGGTACATACGTACTCCCTCATTCATGACGACTTGCCAGCCATGGATGATGATGACTATCGGCGAGGTAAGCTGACGAATCATAAGGTATACGGCGAGGCGGTTGCCGTCCTTGCGGGTGATGCTTTGTTGACCCATGCCTTTTACAGTATTGTGCAAGCAGGACGGCGTCACGGTGTTTCGTCTGATTCGCTATTGTCCATAGTTGAGGATTTGTCCGAAATGAGTGGCGCGCGGGGCATGGTAGGCGGACAGGTCGCCGATATGTCAGGCGAGCAAGGAATGACGGGGATCGAGGAACTGGAATATATCCATCTTCATAAAACGGCTGATTTGATTATTTTCTCGCTCTTGGCAGGTGGACGGATTGGTGGGGCGGACAAGGGTCAATTAGAGGCGCTTCGACGCTTTGGACGAGATTTGGGGCTGGCTTTTCAGATACAGGACGATATACTGGACCTCATAGGCGATGAGAGTAAAATGGGTAAGAAAACGCAAAGTGATGTTGAACAAGAGAAGGTCACCTATCCGTATTTCATTGGTATGGACGCATCTTTGCAGCAGGTAGAGGAACTCACCGCATCTGCTAAAAGAGTGATAATAGAGAGTGGTATCCCCGATTCTTCTCGTTTGCTGGAGATAGCCGATTACCTGATGAAGCGTGATCATTAG
- the xseB gene encoding exodeoxyribonuclease VII small subunit, giving the protein MANETELNFEAAMAALEEIVGQLEHGDVPLEQAIDLFQRGMKLSQLCSQKLEQVERKIEMIVEEDGDLRKKPFGGGLDENGGEGLE; this is encoded by the coding sequence GTGGCGAATGAAACGGAATTGAATTTTGAAGCGGCTATGGCTGCTCTTGAAGAAATTGTCGGACAACTGGAGCATGGAGACGTTCCTCTGGAGCAAGCCATTGATTTGTTCCAGCGGGGGATGAAGTTGTCTCAACTTTGCAGTCAGAAGCTGGAGCAGGTTGAACGTAAAATTGAAATGATCGTGGAAGAGGATGGAGATTTGCGCAAGAAGCCTTTTGGTGGGGGACTGGATGAAAACGGCGGTGAAGGACTTGAATAG